In Vulpes lagopus strain Blue_001 chromosome 4, ASM1834538v1, whole genome shotgun sequence, the DNA window ATGCGGGCAAAACTCGGAATTTTGCGTTTGTGGCATCCCTGAGGCCACCCTCTGTTCTGTGGGAGTCATGGTGGACCAGAGTCCTTTCGGTGTCCGAGGGCGGTCACAGCAAAACCCCAGGCACTGGGTGGCTCGAAACAACAGAAAATTACCGTGCTGGACGTCCGGAGGCTCCAAGTCCAAAATCACGATATCCACAGGGCCACGCTCCCTCGGAAAACTCCAGGGGAGAAGCCTCGGCCGGCAATTCCTCGGTGTTCCTTGCCTTAGAGAAGCCTCACGGTGGTCACGTGGCCGCCTTCTCCCCGTGTCTCCACCTtgtcctgcctctgtgtgtgtttgtctctgcATCCAAATGTCCCCACCTCATAAGGGCGCCATCCTGTTGGATTAGGGCCTACTCTAAGGACCCCATTTTAGCTTGATTGCCTTTCTTTACAAAGGGCCTATTTCCAAACAGGGTCACCTTCACAGGTTCTGGGgcttagaacttcaacatatctttttcaGGGAGATATAATTTGGCCCAGAACGAAGGCCCTAATTagcatgccaaaaaaaaaaaaaaaaaaattccagaaagagaatTTCCTTGAACCGCACCTGGTTTCCCTGGCTCTGTCCCCACTGAGCCAACACAGTGGCTCACTTGGGACCAGATGGCTGGAATGACCTCACCTCATCCCAATTGAGCTCCGCATCTTCTTGGCACCTCCCGCTGGAATCAGCCCCCCCTCCCGTGTGTTCCCATGGCCCTTTGCTCCCAGGCCCTTCGGTGCTTACTGGATTCCAGCTTGTATTACATGTAGTTGGTTTCCACGCTTGTCTTGTCTTTCCTGCTGGAAAGCTGGTCCGTCCTACCTACTgtgagccccccagccccgggggctTAACACCTGTCTCTGCCTGTTACCTGTGCCCAATGAGCGGCTGTAACTCCAGACAGGTATCAGGTGCTGGCGTAATAAACAACATTTAGCATTTCTTGTTTTTGAACAATCCTGCAGTTACCGTTTGACTCCGTATGGAATacgggggagaaggaaggaaagaaggagagggggagggcagtGCTCGTGACTTAGTCCTGCAGCAACAGGACATTCAGAGTCTGAGTCGACGGAGCATTTGAGGAGCTTTCGGGTCACCCAGAGCGGACGCATTTCGCAGATAACCACCGTGGTCAGCACAGCACCTAGCATAGCAGATAAGCAGCCAGTTGCTCATTGTGACAACTGAGCAGAAGttaatcctggggtcttggggccAGCCTGGGGCTGCTCTTCTCTCACGTTGATTCCACTTTCAAGGAGTGTATGTAGCTGTTCCCTTCTGAAGCCCTAGTAGTTTGTCCAACACAGCTTgttccaaaatatttgaaaatttctgtgAGAACCATTTCCAGAATACAAATGAAACTTCATGCCGCCTGAGTATCAGAACAAACTTCCCACCATTTTGATCGACAAATGTCAAGGAAGGTGACTTTGCATCCGAGGGAGCATGGCCTCAGACCGGGGAATGGACTCCCGTGGCCGAAAAACCCCGGTCTCTGCGGTGGAAGGCTGGCTTTTCAGCATTGCCCGTCTCTGTCCCCAGTGGCAGGTTTTGAATAAGGCGAAGAATCACATTCAGGAGTTGGAACAAACCTTGGATAATCTGCTGAAGCTGAAAGGTAATAGATCCCCATCTGCCACCCCCATCTCCTTCCCAGGGAAAGACTGGTTCGTTTTTCCATTGATAAAGAGGgattaggggtgcttgggtagctcagtggttgagtatctgcctttggctcagggtgtgaccctggtgtcctgggattgagtcccgcatcaggctccttacagggagcctgtttctccctctgcctgtgtctctgcctctctctctctctgtctctcatgaataaataaataaaatcttaaaaaaaaaaagaaaagaaaaagaaaacagagggatTGGGTTCAGCCAAGTGAACAAATACTGCATGCCCAGCGTATGCCAGGCCCTACATCTGGACCAGGGGTCCAGTAGGGTTCATGCCCCTGCACTCAGGGACTTTACATCTGGACAGATAGACAGACGCCATCAGGCACCTGATCCCATCTTGAGAGACCAGAGAGGAAGCAGACTGGGGTTTGTCACACTCAAAAGCAAAGGCAGGCATGGCTCCCTTTCTTGGCACTCAGTTTGGGAGAGGTGGTTGCCTGGGCATGTGGTGGAAACTAAACCTTAAAAGGGATATTTTGGTGTCTTGATTAAGAAGggccagttcttttcttttcttttcctttttttttttttttaggtttttattttattttataaaaaagattttattaagagtcccatgtgggacttgatcccagatcccagatcccgggatcctgccctaaaccaaaggcaaacactcaatggctgctccacccaggcatcctgagatgGGGCCAATGCAAGGAGCTTGTCCCCTCACCTCTAGAAGGAGAGGTGAAACTGGGCCCTTGACTCCCTAACACCAAACCTGGACGGGGTCAGGGACCCACTCATGGTCCACCTAGATCAGAAGGGCAGCAGAGACTCGACAAAGGCCAGACTTCCTCCTTTGAGACTCCGGCCTTCACCTCCCCAACAGAATCCTTCAACCTGGAGGATGGGAACGCAAACAGCTTAGAGGAAGTCAAGGCGGAGTATGCCAGCATGTACTCTGGAAATCCCAGGTAAGACCCCCAAGAACCACCTCACAATCAGCAAGGAGGGATGGTCTCAGCGAGATAGACAATCACGTTGGTGTTTCCTATATGATTAGCCTCTGACCCCAACCCCATTCATCACATAAGCCATCCTTTTCTTACCAATTTGAGATTCACACTTAGTCCCATACTAAAATCTTATCAATACCTCTATCGTGTGCCCACATGAGAATGgctaaatttcttttaaaatgataataattggGACTTTTCATTAGACACATTATAAACCTGCAGCAATTAAAGTGTGGTTCTGAGCTCAGGAAtagattaattatattttataattgttttattatgaTTAATTACGAGTGAAATTCAGTGCCTTTGTTcaagatcatttgtatttcccttccTGGGAATTTTTTGTGActattctttgcccattttcctcTTGGGTTGGTGGTGTTTTCCTTACATAGTTGTAGAAGCTCTCTATACTGAGAAATTAGCTCTCTTTTAGGATATGACTTGCAAATAATTATCCCTTGgtcatttgctttattattttgcttttgatgtttttgtgttttgttgttgttgtcttggCCACACAAAAATGAAGTCTAATCTGTCAATCTGCTATTGTTACTTAGGTTTGCAAGAATACAAGGCTTCCTCtgctctgaaatttaaaaaaaaagaaaaaaggaaaaaaaaaagaatcctcctatgttttcttctggtgCACTTGTTTTTAAactcaacatgaaaaaaaaaaacaaactcaacatGATACCTCCTAGGGATTACTACTATCAGGATGAAGAGGTTCTGGGGTACAAATCCAGTTTTCCAACTTGTGTCATGTTGttctactcttaaaaaaaaaaaaaaaaagatttatttatttgagagagagagaaggcacggGGGTGGAACAGAGAAATCCGGAGAGAGATTCTGAAGCGGACATCTCGCAGAGTGAGGCAGGGCTGGACCTCACtaccccagatcacaacctgagccaaaaccgagagtagGACGGTTAACCAACAGCGCCACCAGGCGTCCTTGTTCCACTCCCTTAAAACCGCCTTTCTAacagcagaattttaaaatcttgatacagtctaacttttccatttttttcttttttaggtggAGCTTTTGGGTTAAACCTAAGTATTTTGTGTTTTGCGGTGCTATTGTACATGGTActttataaaatttccatttccaatTGTTctttgctagtatatagaaatactgTTGGTTTTCGTATGTTGACCTTGTATCTGGCCACCTTGCTAAACACCTTTCTCAGTTCTAGTCATATTCGTAGATTCTTCAGGATTTTTTACATAGATTACAGTGCTGTCTGCAAACAGAATcagttttactccttcctttccaaCCTCTATATCTTTTACTGCTTTTGTTCACCTTATTGGATGCCTAGAATCTTCAGTATGATTTTAGATAGAAATGGTAAGAGGGAACATCCTTGTCTTATCTCTGATCTTAGCAGAGAAATAGCtaatcttttactcttttttttttttaattttttttttaatttattttattttttttttgttttttttttctaatcttttactCTTAAGTTTGACgttagctgtagatttttttaGGTGCCCCCCCCTttatggaagattttatttatttattcatgagagacacagacagagagagagaggtagcaacacaggcagagggagaagcaggctccatgcagggagcccgaagcaggactcaatcctgggactccaggatcacgccatgagccgaacgcaggtgctaaaccgctgagccacccagggattcccctgtagatgccctttatcaggttaagttcccttctattcctggtTCGCTAAGAGTTTTTGTCAtgagtggatgttgaattttgccaactgcttttctgcatctgttgagggGATCATAtggcttttcttctttagtctgttgATACAGTGAGTTCCATTGATTGACTTTCCACGTTTGAACCAGCCATCCTGCATTCCTAGGTCATGATGTGACCACACACACAGACTAAAATTGTGTTCAGAGTCTCAGTGTCACTGTTGATGAGGGACATTAGTTTGTCgttctcttgtttctgttttctcaccAGCCTGGTCTCAAATAAGGTTCATCAGAAAGGCTCTGCCACCTGGTGCCCAACTGAGGCAGTCGGGAAGGATGctgagggggaagaagaggaggaagaggaggaggaggaccaagacgaggaggaagaggaggaagaagaagaggaggaggaggaggaggaggaagagaaaaaagtggaGCTCCTGCACTCCCCAATCACCTTGTTGCCAGACCTCATGGAATTTGAACGGTGTGAACAGCTGAGAGGGGTGGCTTCGGGCACAGGCTGTGGGGAAGGGAACAGAGGCTCTGTCTGCGGCATGCGGCATCCTTTGTGCACACGCAGACCAGGCCCCAAATCTGGGAAGCTCCAGAATTTCCATACGGGAGGGGTTCAGGGTGGGCTAGAGAGAGAGCCTTAGAGCTGCATTGCACAGCACATACACTGAGCTGACTCAGACTGGGTATTTATTTGGGGTGACTGTGGGGGCTGTTGATGGGATTACAAGGACCAAACACCAtacacccaccaccaccaccaccagcagcagctgTGTTACTGGTCTTATAGTAAGAAATACAGTGAACACCTGGCTCAAACCCCCCGCTgccactccctgcccctccacGGACTCAAGCCCATGGCAGCCACGGTGGCCGGTGGAGGTATTGGCCCAATGGAAGGAGGCTCGCTCCACCGCGGAGCCTGACTCTCAGGCCCCAAGTCAGCAAGCCTCCTGGCCTGTCCGCACACTCGCGGGGAGTGGCACTGAGCAGGCGATGCTCCTCGCCGTCTCGCCTTCGGGGAGAGAGCTCATGGGGACGCCAGGGAGACGTGGGGAAGGACCCCGGGGCGGAGACCCACGTCCTCCGCGCTGGCTTCTGCTCTCCGAGCGCCTGGGCCACGCAGACTGGGAAGGCCAAGCCCCTGGACACCACAGGGCTGCGGCGTCCTGAGGAACCGGTTCCCGGAGGGGCCGTGGTCCGCCAGCTTCCAGCCTCAGGGCTACCATTTCTGTTCCAGGTACCTCAACTTCTACAAGCAGACGATGGACCTCCTGATCAGGAACGGGGTCGTCTCCTCCCAGGAGGTGATGCTCCCCATCGTCTCTGCGGCCATCTCCCACCTGTGGCAGAGCCTTTCTGAGGAGATGAAGGCCAGCCTCCTGCAGGCCTGGGCACAGAGGCACAGCACCCTCTCGAGCCTTGCAGGTGCCTGTCCGGAGCCGGCCTGCACCGAGGGCAGCACGAAGGACAGTGGGGTTGACAGCCAAGGAGCCAGCTGCTCGCTCGTCTCTACCCCGGAGGAGGTGAGCGCACCCTCCTGCGGCAGGTGGGGGGCTTCGCCGGGGAGCTGGTGTCCACTCTGCAGAACCCGACATCTGCCTGCGGTCACTCACCAGGTTTGAGGGAGGGGTTCGATTCTGACTCACACAGTGGGTTTCTGATTTATCCCACATAAGCTCCACAACCACGGGATGGTGTTTCTTTCCTCTTGCTTCCTGACCTTTCCGTGGGGATTAGAGAAGAGAAGGCTCAGAAGGTTGTATCagttgggatttttctttttttaatgcaagttACTTGCTCATGAAACCATGGGGACATGTACTGCAGACAGCCAGGGAGGTCCCAGGGTCAGGAGGGCTTCCCACTGTCTCGGTGACGTCACCACGGACTTggttcttcccctctccctgcggTGCCTCATCGTCAAGCTGGCATCTCACCTCCTCTCCCCACATGACCGGGGGAGCTGCCCTGGTCCTTCGCAAATGCAGTTTCCTAAGGAGGCAGGTACCTGCAAACACCTTGGACCCACTGAATTAGAgtccctgcattttttttaaagattttatttatttactcatgagagacacagagagagagagagagagaggcagagacacaggcagagggagaagcaggctccatgcagggagcccgacgtggggcttgatcccaggtcttcaggatcacgccctgggctgaaggaggcgctagaCCACTGGATGCCCACCCCTCCGGGGATCCGCAGCCCTTGCATTTTTAACACACGCCCTGGGGTAACTGATGCACGAGGGCATTATTGGAACGCCCAGTGCAGAAATGCAACAGGTCACCTGTCACTCCACCAGCCTTTGACTTCTCATCTGTTTGTCCACTAATGTTGGGCCCACAATGAGAGGATGTGTTCTCCTCCGTCGTGGCCGGAGCAGGGCCAGGACACCAGCCGCGGAAGAGACCATGCGTCAGCCAGCCTAGGTGTCCAGAAGTGCCTGGCCCTGGGGTCTCACACAGAGcaggcaaaaggaaaatacatgCCAAACGTGTGGACAAGCCTGTCAAACtgtaaactgtgtgtgtgtgtgtgcatgtgtgtgtgcatgtttgcagCATGAACCTTTCCTCAAGAAAGAGCAGACCCAAGCCAGAATCCAATAATGACCCCAGATTGTGCACGCAGCTTCTCTTACCTTTCTCGGGAAGGGCTGAGGGCTCGTATTCTTCTGGAGTTGGCGGGGGGGGCTGGCAGCATATCCCTCAGCGGTGCCCAGCTCAGGGCTTTACCACACCCGGTCCCCAGGCCTGGGCCAGCCCGGGGTTGGTGCCACAGTGAGCGGAACGGAGAACAGTTCTGCCCAGGGCAGGGACAGAGCCACCGTTACCCCACTTTGGCTCCTAAGTCAGTTACAGTGAGACCTATCCTATTGCTCCTGGTCCACCTGGAGAGGTTCACCTGGAGAGGTTGGCAGAACGACTGTGTGTGGGGCTAGCCGGTGGGGGTGTAGTAGGGTCAGGTGTGCCTGGGAGGCCGGTAAGTGTGCTGGGTGCTCCAGACCACCACAAAGCCTGgcagtgcccccaccccccctgcccaGGCTAGCTGCGAGGGTGCTGTGCATAGATGAGGACACTGTGTGGCCCAGAACCTCACTGGGTAAGGCCTAGGACCTGGCTGCGGGCCTGCTGGGAAAGAACGCAGAGTGGATAAATGGGCTTCTGGGCTGGTCCTTTCAGTGACCTCTTTCCAGATCCTCCTTGAGATGAGCAAAGGAATATTACAAAGAAGGACACCATAAAATGTCCAGAAGATCCAGAAgatcggggcatctgggtggctcagtggttgagcatctgcctttggttcaggttgtgatcccggggtcctgggactgagtcccatatcgggctccatgcagggagcctctcTGCTGGTGActctacttcttaaaaaaaaaaaaaaaaaaaaaaaaaagatccagaagaTCGCGAGAACGGCCATCCACATGGCCAGAGTCCCATACAGTTCAGGGGAAGCAAATTGTTAGAAGACAGGAAGGACAGCAGACCTCCAGAGAAAGAGCAGTGTGTCCCAGGTGAGGGGACAAGAGGGACCCTGCGGACCCTGCCAGAGCCTGCCAACCCAGGGCCTGAgagctccctctcctcttctcagcTGTCAGACACAGTGATGCATGCCCAGTGAAAATTTTAAGATGAGAACaccccatgcaatatttgggccCTTCTTGCGCTACGAAATTATTCATTCTTTATctaaaaattcaaatgtaacaAAGCATCCCGCACCCGTACTTGCTAAGTCTTACATTACTCGGTGTAGATGACGGTCTTGCAGAGTGTGTAATAGTCTTCAAAAGTTAAAACAGGACTGAAAAACTATCTAAATGATGGCAAGATTGGAAATACAGGAAATGACCGGAGGGAACTAGGTCAATATGTCAACACTGGATCTCTCTGGGTAGAACCGTTTctcagtgatttttattattttatctgtttctgttttccaaaatttccaCAATGAACATGTGTTTCTTCTATAAAGCAGATAATATTCAATAAGAGCTAACATACTGGAGGCGTTACTATGTGCTGGGTACTTCACGTAcctcatctcatttaattcctgcAACATCCCTATGGGTAGGCCCGGTCGTGATTCCCTTTGTGTAAGAGGAGGCCTGGAGAAATGAGGCcgcttgtctgaggtcacacgGCTTCGTGAGCGGCATGACAGGGAGCTGGCTCCCCTGCAGCCTCAGCCTCAGAACCGCCAACCTCCTACCCTGCCGTCCTGACACGAACCCTGGGTGCCAAGAGCCTCCAGGCCTGGGGAGGTGTAGATGAGTCCTCTTCCAGAGTAAACGGAAGCCTGGCTCTGGCTGCTGCATCTCATGCCTGAGCTCTCACCTTCTAGAAGaagaccaggggtgcctgggtgcttcagtcCGTTAGGTGTTTGACTTGGTTACCGCTggggtagtgatctcagggtcgcaaGACTGAGCGCTGTGTcgggctgtgtgctgggcacgGAGGCTGCGTGGgatgctctctcctctccctctgtccctccccacccctgccctgctcatggccccctctctctctaaagaaagaaagaaaaaaagagaaagacagacaacCACAGTCTTTGGTGcttactgccccccccccccccgggtggcAAGCGCTTACAGGCACCTCCCAGGAAGCTCACCAGGCCGAGACCCTGCATTTGGGCCCCAGGCTTCCCACACCCACCCTTTGGGACTGAGGGGTGAAGAGGGagcctccccgccgccgccagCCGCCCAGAGCAAGCGCCCAGCTCTAGTTCTTTCTGACACACCGTGCTCTGTGCCTTCCTTCAGATACTCTTTGAAGATGCCTTCGATGTGGCAAGCTTCCTGGACAAAAGCGAGGCTCCAAGTACTTCTAGCTCTAGGTGAGGAGAGGGCAGGGCCCCGTGTGTGCAGCGTGTTTAGGAGCCGCTCCCCTGCGGCCCCGCCGAGGGAGCCAATTCCGGGCAGTCCTTAAAGACCCCCTCTGGTCTGTGgctcctggggctgggcctgggatcGGATGGCGCCGCTGGCGGCCCTGTGCTAGCCACCTCGGCCGCCCCGGCCCAGGGCTAAGTGGCAGCGGGTTGTCCCCACTGCACTGTCTTCCCCGAGGGAGGGGGCCGGGGTCGGCTCCCGGGCATCGAGAACCTGTGGCCACGTGGAACCGGCCTGTCCCTGCGCAGGAGGCGTctgagcatggggggggggggggcggagcagCGGCTTTCCAGGCTGCTGCggtggagagaagggaggaggggacagcCGGTGGCCCATGAAGTGAGATAACACAAAGCAGGATCTGGGGAGATTCCAGAACGAACAGCTTGATTCAACCTGCAGCACGGGGGGCACCTCCGCAAAGAGAGCTAGTTTAGCATCGAGATTTCATGCTAAGTTTGAAAAGCTGTGGTCTTAACAGGGCCCAGGCCCTTCCAAAGGCTAAAAAGAAGCCTGGAACATTCCGTTTTCCTGCTTCGGGCGGGAGGCGACATTGCTGCCTCGTGTGCCAGCGAgtatcctccctccctccctcccgagGCGGCGTGGCCAGCCCGTCCCTGCTCACCCGGCCTCCACACACTTGTCCAAACTCGCCGAAGTGCTTTTCAGGGGTGACACAAGCTCTTCTCAGCTGTGTGTGGAGTTTGGTTTTGCTGAAACAGGCTGGAGGCAGACTTTTCCTATTTCTGAGCCAGGCTCAGGCTGTGAGGACCAGTTTGTGCCAGAATGTTCTTGCCAAGCAGTATCTGGAACTCTTTACTCTACTGGGAGAACCGGAAAACAgtctattaaaaatgttttctgctaTCCCTGGAAAAGGCAGGGATCACTTCCAGAGGGTTCCTTCACAACTAGTGGGGCCTCGCCCTGAGAGGGTGTGAGGTCAACACATAGGCTGTCCCGGCACCTCTCgaggcttttattttaaagattttattatttattcatgagagacacaaagagagagagaggcagagactcaggcagagggagaagcatgctccgtgcagggagcccgatgtgggactcgatctcaggaccccggggtcatgccctgagctgaaggaagacacttcaccactgagccccccaggcgtcccacctcTCAAGGCTTCTGAAGTCATTgggctgcacccccacccccgcccccatcccagGAAGGCAGTGGGAAGGAGTTTGCAAAACAGGCCGCCTCCCTTCAGGACACCTTGTGCTCCGTGCTCCCCTCCTGCGGAGGGAAGGCATCCCAGAGCCCGACCTCAGGTGTGGCGTGTGCCCCCCGAGCTCCTGGGCAGCTGTGGGGGACCAGGTGCAGCTATACGAGGGTGGCCCCGAGGGAGAGAGGTACCTGTGCTCTGTCTTCCAAAGGCCACCGCTCAGAATGCTAAATTGGGGCACAGAAGCCAGTCTCCCGAGGGTGACCACACTTTTCTCGTGGGCTCCACACATGACGCCGGAGCAACACAGGCCTCCCGGAATTCACCTGGGTGCTTACTGGTGCTTGATTCACACCGTGATCCAGGTATCTTAGCAGGTGCCAGCAGAGGCCACAGATGAGGTGTCTAAATactgtttcttctcctttctgttgTCAGCTCGGTGTTTGCCAACTGCAACCCAGAATATCCGGAGGAGAAGTTTCAGCTCTACATGCAGATCATCGAGTTTTTTAAAGGCCTTTGCTGTGTTAATACTCAGTTAAAACAGGTAGGACAGAGCAGAGTGGAGGAGACCTC includes these proteins:
- the STRA8 gene encoding stimulated by retinoic acid gene 8 protein homolog, producing the protein MATPAEGSNPSGRVTPRLLTQLRELEPRVARRRLSQARHRATLAGLFSDLRKTVYSHSDLTASKWQVLNKAKNHIQELEQTLDNLLKLKESFNLEDGNANSLEEVKAEYASMYSGNPSLVSNKVHQKGSATWCPTEAVGKDAEGEEEEEEEEEDQDEEEEEEEEEEEEEEEEEKKVELLHSPITLLPDLMEFERYLNFYKQTMDLLIRNGVVSSQEVMLPIVSAAISHLWQSLSEEMKASLLQAWAQRHSTLSSLAGACPEPACTEGSTKDSGVDSQGASCSLVSTPEEILFEDAFDVASFLDKSEAPSTSSSSSVFANCNPEYPEEKFQLYMQIIEFFKGLCCVNTQLKQEPDLPIDDEMIMLRCMETFDDEDL